Within the Oreochromis niloticus isolate F11D_XX linkage group LG14, O_niloticus_UMD_NMBU, whole genome shotgun sequence genome, the region ttttttttatgtagtgTCACATGACGCCAAACTTTGCACTTTATTTTTACTGCTAATTAGCAATCAACATGTTAAACAAAGATAGTGAATAGGGTGAAATTCCAAACCTTGCTGCACAGTCTGTCCACTGTGTTTTGAATCCAGTCTTCATGGTGTGTCTGGTGTTTGTACAAACACTAGCAAGAGAAGccattagtttgttttttttttctttataggtGTAGTTGAGCGGTTTGCTGTGGACAGTGCTGATGTTTGAGTCCCTTGGTATTATCACTGAAGAAATAACAATGAAAAGCCATctagagtgagacagagagCTGAAGGCCCTTGAGAGATACAAATGTAAAACAAGGTCTGCCCAGCAAGAGAGTCGGATGAGTAACTTGCATTAGTGTCAGTCAGTTCTGTGTCTATCCGGAGGACGTTTTTACCTTGGTGTGAGCATATTTGCACACTCTATTTTGCAGTGGGTAAAACGTCACTCACATTGTGTTCTCCTTCCTGCTTTACACACAAATATATGAATCTGTACATACcaccccatttttttttttttttttttttttttaaatttatttatttttttctggctGGCTTTCATCTCTGACCAGTGgatctctcttcttcttctttttctactATAATATTTCACCTCCAGCTCCTTCCCCAGTCTCCTCCATCACAGTGACCACACCACCAGAGGTCCATGCATCTAAAGGAGATACTGTCACATTGTCCTGTTCATTTACTTCCACAAGTAGGCCAACTAGTAAGATGACAGTTGACTGGTCTTACCGGCCGCAGAGTGGAGGTCCACCAATGATGGTGAGTATACTTTTATCCGAATTAACTTCAAGGTTGTGTTGCAGCCAGTGTTGCAAAATAATGTATCCTTTATTTGCAGCCATAACTGCAGTGGATTAAAATGTTAAAGTCTGTAGGTGTAATGTTCAGTCAGCTCTTTCAGAAACAGCTTttatgatgcatttttttttttctaaaacaccTGTAATTGACTCATTTTGGGAGTTTTACACATTAAAAGATAATTGGACAAGAGAACAAATAAACACTGTGTAGTGCACCGGCTGAATGTAGATGTCAGTTGAAAGTATTACTCTGTAAAAGATAAGCTCATAGAGAGATCAAAGCTGTGCTCCCAGTAATGACATTATTTACTGAACTAACTAATGATGACTTATTATCACACATGAAAATTAGAAGACCACGACTATAATTTGGTAACAGATAAACAGGATTATggggttgttggttttttttttgtttccttcgCAGGATAATTAAATTACTGTTCTCAGTAGCCGATTTTTCTACGTCAACGGTTCATAGATTCATTTATTGGTTGCTGTCTGGTAACAGTTAcctaaatatacttttttttttttaaaagaaatattatGGACTGCTGGTaagactttttttcatttcaatttcaattcactttaatttatacagcgccaaatcacaacaacagtcacctcaaagtgctttatattgtaaggtagaccctacaataatacatacagagagaaacccaacaatcatgacCCCCTGTTAGGAAGCACTGTGGCaaaagtgggaaagaaaaactcccttttaacgggaagaaacctctgggagaaccaggctcagggaggggcggggccatctgctgcagccAGTttgggagagagaaggaagacaggataaaagacatgctgtggaagagagacagattaaGACAAAATCTCTGACACAGACTGTAGAAAAGTAATGCATTTTGTGAATTCTTTGTAATTAGATTTCATTGAACTGAAATAAAACGTGTAGGTGAACTGAACTAAACATGACTCAGCCTGGCAGGGAAGGAGCTATGGATTATTAAGGTGGGGCAAAAGCCACTGCTTCCAGGCAACGGGTGCACTGGACTGAAACAAGACTTAACAAGAACATCCTTGTGAAACATGTCAGATACGTTGCTTCGCAATCACTGTAGGCTGAAGTTATAGTTGGAAGATAAAACAGACTCCAGatagtatttatatatgtgcAAAGGTCCTGAGCTACACTACGTGTCGTCTTTCTTGCTTTCAAGGGGCCAGAGTTTCTTGTCAAAGATTTTCTTTTGACACTGgttgttttttcacttattcttGGTACAGTCCTTCATAAGCAACAGAACACTGACCTAGGAATCATTCAAGCATtgaaaaggcacctaactcatgGGATGAACCAGTGCTATGTCTACACGTAACAGACATCTTGGCAAAGAGcccattttaaatttgatctTTAGGCCCTTCGTTGCGAAACACATCACATTTCTTCAGctgaaaatctgaaaaacacccaaaaaaaacagtttaacagacataaaatatttttgaactTGCAGGTCCTCACACAGACATTGTTCATAAGACAGGCTTGTGACACGCATTGCCACTTTGTACAAACACAGCTTGTTTGAATATGTGATTGCTTTATTTGCATTCATGGCCAGCTCGACTTCTCTTGATTTCTGAACGTACCTGTACACCTGCTGTGATAGCAGCAACACCCTCAAGCaaattcagtttaattaaaattctATTTATGCCAAACTCATCTGATTTATGAGCctcagtgtggaaaaaaaaaaaaaaaaaagtccgaAAGTCCATGTTTTACCCATTCATGTTCCAGTCCATCTTTTGTGGCTTCCTCGGTAAAACCCCAGAAAGTGAGCTACCTTAATAGACCCCTCCTCATGCGATGGAATTGTGGTCTTGTTTGAAGTGCGTTGAAATGTATCCATCCTAACCCATAACTGCATTCAGTCCTCTAAGTGTGGCTTGAGTTTCACTGACCAATCCACTGGAAACACACCACATCATTTAAGCATTTCCATTTGTACTTTAAGATAGCCATTCACTGTGGTTCTGTGTAATTGCATTTGGACTGTGAGAATCCATAGTGTGGTAGCTGCAACCCTCTATGCAACCATTTCCTATAGGAGCACTTGGAGTAAAGTAGAGACTAATGCTTTGTGGCTCTGCAGATATGGAGTTTTGCTGGTTCACTCTCATTAAGATGTAGTTGTGTGGAGGGAGAGATGCATGTTATATTAGCGTTAGGGTGTCAGTCTGCAGTAATTGGTTGATAAAGCCATACAGCTGtttgtgggggaaaaaagtgtgtgtgtgtgtgtgtgtgtgtgtgtgtgtggctgcttcctaacaaaaaaaaagaaaagaaaaaaggagccCACTTTTCCTGCAGTTCATCAGAACTAACTCAACCTAAATGAAAAGGGGCAGGTTCCTGATGCGACCTgtacatacaaataaaaattaGAAACTTCCACACTTGCTTCTAAGCCTTCATTTACTTCCCATCCAAtttcatttgcagttttggCTGGTTTATTGGCCTGTGTGTCCCTGCTCGTATATCATGCTGGGAGAGGCCATGAATAAGCATGTGAAAACCTCTATCAGAAAATATCATTTTGCTGCCAAAGCTTTAGTGTCAATCTGAATTGCTGCAGTGCTTCAGTGGCTTGCATAATTACCTCCAGTCCTGATGAGAATTAATTTTGTAGATTGGCGAAGAGAGGCTGAATGTTCAATCAAATATCAGTGGAAGCTGATGGTAATTGAAGGATTTGGCTGTTGAGTTTTGCTGAATAATGTTACATTAAAGTCTTATTATGATCTAAAAGTTGCTGCTAAGCTTCTCAAGTCAGGGGAAGCATTTGTTTAAATGTAGGTGGTCTCAGTTGAAAACAGTCTTCCATCCTTAGTCATGCTGCAGCATCTCTCATGAATTCAAAAGTACCTTTGGGtctaatgtttgttttcagcCTGAGCAGAGTCTGGTAGTAGTAACTGATTTCAAGCTTTTCTCATGTAGGCTGAGCTCTGCCAACTTTTAAATGATCACCAAGAGTGAGCAACACAGATATGACCATCTTTATCTTTGCCAGCCTCTACAGCAGTCTACATCACAGGGCTGTAAAAGCATAAAACCTTATCAGTCCTGGTAATTATCCAGGTGATTCTGTGGTTTTGCTTTTCTCCTGCCTCAGTTTATTGTGAACATCATGCAGTTATCCTTGTTGACAGTGTTCACAGGGATTTGCACACTTCAGGCAGTAAATGTATAAACTTCAAACAAGGCAAACATTTTTGCCTAAtcttgattatttatttatttttattttttttgaaagTAAATATTGTTCTGGAATTGTGTTGACACGCCATTTAGTTTGTGAAGCCAGTTTGAAtacattataaataatataaaactttgtgtttgttcatttttatttttatgtacttTTCAGGAAAGGGAGGGATTATATTTGGGGTTTGTAGCACTTTGCAAATGGTTCATGTTTATTGGATTTACTGCCCAGAATAACACAATCTGAATGGTGGTGAGCACAAAGAATCACTGCATTAGTAGCTTAGATTATCTCTGCTACCAGTTCATTATATGTATATTAGCTCAAATACTTGTCTGGTTAAGTTGTAGGAAATGACATGTATGTTTAGCGGTCTCTGGGCACGGATTCATCTGTATTTATATTGGAAATTGTTCTGAAAATGTTCTGTGTCTAAATTGCCATATGTCAGACGCCTAGCACGGGTTGCGAGGACAGCTCAGGCATCAGCCACGTGAAATCAGTCGCAAAGAGCACCAAAAACTTTGTTTATTAGCAGGTTGTTGGAGCCATCTGTAGTTTGCATGAAAGATGATAACTTTTCTCCAAACACCTGCCTTTTACTCTCCAGGCAGTCAAAAGTGCAGTGCAAACCAAAATGGAGAACATTTGCTTTACTGCTACAACAAACAGATTTCAAAGGTCTGCGTTTCCTGTTTGCACCACACTTTTCAGTTTCACTACCATTTGGTGAGTAgtttgtgtttgcagacaagtcagcaTTTCATGTGCAAACTATGGGTGACTGTCAGCTAACAGAGCACACACTCAGCAATTTGTAGGTATTTTGCGCATGCTACACCAACAACTTCGTACATGTTTTCAGTGGCTTGTGACATAACTGCAAACAGTTATTTAGTGGGTTGACAACAGCTCTGTTGACAACTCTTTCACTTTTTTGATTCAGATCAACCCTtgttaagcttttttttttttttttttttttttttttttaaacttcacttACTTTCACTTACTGTAACTTGTAAGTTGTTGTGATCTTGTTTAATATGATCTGTGTTTGAGGAGGCATGCACACAGTAATACTGAGAGTAAAGAAGGTGGAAACTGGTGCGACTATAAATGACAACAGTGTTTAGGTCAAATATAATATTGCTGTGGTGGAGTTTTAAAACGCATTATTCAAACAGGAGCAGAAAACCAGATCAATACAAATACATGCTTTGACTGTATTCTTTACCCTTTTCTTGTTGGTGTTTCATttgtttactttcatttttttttactttcctcCCATGTCTGTGCTTATTGGTGTGTCATAAACTTGATAAAGCACACATTCTGCACTCTTAGTTTACTCTGTGCAAAACATGTTCTGTCGTGTTTACACATTTTTATCCCCCTCTTTTCCACCCACATGCACAGCACACTCATTCTCCGGATGTCATGTTGTAGAGAGGTCTGGGTCAGCTTGATGTGGGAGTGATAAAAGGGATGGAGTTTGTTGTTGAAAACAGACTGATGTGGTAAATGTTAAACACAGAGGTAGATTCAGTTTTTAAGACTCCTGCAGAATTGTGCACTAGCATGAATGTCCTTTGGGAGTTGCTGGATTTTATTCGTATTTCTCAGACTGAACAAGGAGCCCTCTTCCCTCTGTCAACAATGTTGCCCAAGGAAAGGATGTCCAACCACCATCTGTTTCTCCAGACAAGTTAGATTTGCAAATGATGAGTAGTATTATGTGCTCTctgaacaggaaaatgatcaTTAATTTACACAGTTTTAGGCGTTAGTCTCCTAGTGTGACACAGCAGGTTGAAATATGCACAATGCATAACCACATTTCACTGCACATCCTTCCTGCACACTCAAATATCATTTTCAGCTTGCTCAGGCCATTTAATCACTCCTGTCTTTCATATAAAGATGTAAGAtgtctttttctccttttagtTTCTCCACTTCTCCTCACGAGCATACCCACCAACAGAGGGTCAGTTCGGCGGTCGAATCCGGTGGCAAGGCACCCCGGCACGTGGAGATGCTTCCATCTCTTTAATCAATGCCACACTGAATGACAATGGGACCTTTACATGCACAGTCAGAAACCCTCCTGATGTCCACGGGTCCACGACTTCACACACTGTACTTACTGTCACACCAAGGGGTAAGAGTCAAATCCTTGTCTTGCATTCAAACTCTTTCAGTGTTTGTCCTGACTTCAACTCAGGTGTCTGGATTTGGTGCCTCTCATTATCAGTTGTACAGTGTGTGCATGCAGACACTGGGCCGATTTAGGAAAGGCTTAAAATTCCAATGCCAGCCTCACAGTTTAATGGATGGCAGACTAATCCAAACAtccatgttgtgtttgtgtaagCCTGTCATGATTTAAGCATTTGGTCTCACATGTATTAACCTGCTTCAGCTATGAGTGGACGGTAGATGGTTAGAGGATGACTGGAGTGTAGTTCATCACATTTTGATAAAAACCTAGAAGGGAAGATTGAACCCATTCTTGTCTGTGCAGTTTGTAACTGTGTTATGTAAAATGAACATGTGATATCTTGACTGTATTTTTCTGGGAACATCTTCCACGCCACCAGGAAGTTGCTATTCTCTGCCAGGGAAGAGTCTGGCACGTAGCCCCACTGTAATGGcccattgttttttttgtttgttttttttgtttgtttttttttttctctttctgtacAGATTAGCAATGAACTTTATGTCAGCGAGCTTTGGGGATATGCTGGTTGGTCGATTTGTTACCTTTGGGTAAAGACAGGCAAGCTGTTCTAATCAGTTGCTGGCTTCAGCTGCATATTTACTGTAAAGATGTGAGCCATGTATCATGTGTCTATTCATCTCTTCTCTGCAagaatattacaatatttttttttttgtactgtttcaCGTTTTCGCTGCTATCATCAACTGTGTATAGTGCCACTCATAGAGCTGctgtatatagtgtgtatacAGTTTACAGTCTGTGacagtgtgtgtatatgtggtGACTGCCAAGTGCAGATTTGTATGAAGTCCTGTAGATGTGTGATCATAAACATCATGTAACTGTGCCCCTGATGACCAAAcattcttctcctcctcctcagtgccCAGCATTCGCTTCTCAGATGTTGCAGTCCTCCTTTTTTTCATCCTCCTCCCCTCTGCTGTCATAACCCTCATTCTTATTGGACGGATGATGTGTCCCAAGAAAGAGCGTAACCAATCGAAGGCCCACAGATCACCCATAGAGGTCACAGAGGGGTGAGTAGATGCATTCTGCCAATCACTGGTGAGGGTCTCCAGGGGATAAAGATGGTCACAGCAGGTGATAAATAGGATTGATGGTTATAGACATGTTTCTTCAAATGGATTTAATGAACGTTAAACATGAATCTAAGTTTAAAATGGGTGTTTGCTTCTGAAGAGTGGCGATCAATCACTCTTTAACTGACTTCTCACTGGTATGTCATGTGATTAGAAGTCACATAGGGTTTCAGCCAGTACTGGCTTGCAGTTGTAGTTCACATTCATCTTAGGTGCTCTCCGAACTTTATGTACTTCAATATAAGCAGCTTGACACTGTTAccattatctttaaaaaaaaaaaaaaaaaaaaagctttatctTTGTCGTTTCATGTTTCCCTGTTTTTATACTGTTAACTACATTCAAGTATATCTTTACAGTACAAAACAAGAGAATAACAAAAATTGGCTATTTAACATTGGATGGAAAAGCCCCAAATATTTTGACTAGAATAGATTAACTGGTGAGCTTCGTAATTGCTGAAAATCTGATGTTACCACCTTTGGGTGAACTAGCCTACTAtctttcttgtttttggtttttatgcTTTGCCAAGCTGAGTGCTTGCTCCATCTTGATGCTTAACTTGACACATAGTTACATGCGATTCATTTTAATGGGGAATTATAATTCCTACAatttcaaacatttatttttttagttattGAAGAATAATTGTCTGAGTGCTAACGTCTGTTTGTGGTATAAATCCAGTGTTTCCCACAGTTTCAGATTTTATTAGTGCCAGTATATAAACATATTTGTACAAATGTATGcatcaaaaaagaaagatggcAGTGCACGCTGCTGTCTGTCtggaaatgtacttttaaataATATAGTGTGTAAGGTGCTCCTGTGCAAAGATTTTAAtggacaacttttttttttttttggagttgAATAACAGGGTTTTAAAATCAGTTTGCCTCTCCCTCCCTCGGATGAACGTCCATGATGGTAGTCCTTGCTCTGCTCTGAGCTCACACTACAAAACATGAAACGGTTCTCCTGCAGCTTAGACGGAAAAGTTGAAACCAGAGTGGCCGTAGCTTGCAGCGGATCTCCACAGCAAAATAAATACTACAGCTGGAGTCCAAGATCGTGGAGTCAATGCGACTGTGGCATGAGAAACTCTCTAAAGAGATATCAGTGACTGCCACAATGGTGACCTAGTGAGTGAGCCAGCTGGTAGCGAAATATAAGATGTGAAGGCCAGCGGGAAGCTAATAGCCCACTATTAGATTTATGGCAGATGGCATTGTTCTTTCAGATGAAAAAGCTAAACTGGGTCTTCAAATAGAGTTTAGCAGCTGATAATATATCTTAAATTGCTGCTCAATTAAGACTGAATGTGGGAAACACGGACATAAGTGGAAACAACAAATGGAGAGCCTCAGttgaaaagtacatgttttATTGTGGGGTTGAAAGTTGATTTGTATGTACTGTATCTAAACAGCACAGGCAGGTTTTTACTCTGCAAACATGTGATTATGTCGTTCTTAACCATCTTTGCTGTCCGTTCTGCATTCATCAGGGATGAATATGGCATCCCAGgatacacacacaaagaagaTAGGGCCAAATGCTGTGACCTATATCTGATGGTAAGAGTACAGagtgtttcatttttactttctaCTAAGCCATAAATAACTTACTGAGACATGTCTGCGAGATACATTTCACATGATTCATTTTACATGACCTCGGTGTCTGACAACAGGACTTTGGGATTTGTAAATTGATTCATTTTTTCCTATGTAGCTGttctgtgtctttgtctttgtgtaCCCGTCCATAagtattttttccctttctttcttttcttttccaggaCTCAGACGAAGAGTATTACTTAAAAGACTTTAAAAAGAGGCCTCCTGAAGTCGAAGGCTATGCTGACTCCCACTGCTAGAGAACCCCGGTGGTCAGGAGATGTAACTGCAGCCTGGCGCTTTATAGGAAATCAATGCAGGATTTATGTCTTCTATGCCACAGTCCACCACTCAGCCACTCCACCACTTGGTGATGAGGTTTGTTTTGGTGACTCCTTTGGGAAATACTCCATATATTTAACACTATGCAAATAATTAGATTTTCTTTTGTATTCCCAAGCTtatgcaacccccccccccccccccccccccccacacacacacacaaaaaaaactccAGAAAGCTAGAATTTATAGGCTGTTTTGACTATTTTCACACGATGGAGCTGGGGATGAAGAGAAATCTAAAGTCTGTGGTGTGAATATGGTATGTACTTTTTATTCTGTGTGCACAAAGCACCATGGCTGGTACTGTTTGGCAAACTGTCCTTGTGTATGCAGTGTATGCAAACACAAATAttcttgtcttttgttttttgtttaaggagatgcatacattttttttttctaatttattgCCTCCATCAGAGTGGCTGTATGATATCTGTCAGTGTCTCTGTTTTGCTCTTGTCgaacatttctgttaaatcattgtaaaaaaaaataaacattaactGAGATCACTCATGGTATTTATAGACAGTACTCTGTTTCACTTCCAGCAATAACTGTATGAATTTGCTTTTGGATAGTTTTTTGGAGGGAATTCCTGTGTTTGACTGTAGATGTGGTTATGTTATGTAATATAACGGTTGGTTTTGGATGCACACCGTgtttttgcatcttttttttcacaaataaattGAGCTGATTCTTTTGGCTTTGTAAGGAGATTGCTTTAAAACATGATTGTACTTAATATAAagaaattgtttattttttttgtattaaagtGATGGATCTGTATTTAACTTCTACTGAGACAGTTTGATGTTAAAGTTCATGGCGCACTGCCACCATTTTCTCCCTTCCTCTCCTTGTTTGCTCTGTTGCACTATTCATGAATGGATCTCTTCGACTATTCATGAACGTTCTTGAACATTCCTTTAAAAACTCTGAGGACACGCTGGAGTCTTGGAACTACTTGTAAATTTGTGGTTGCATCTGTCTCATCTACACAGTCGTGGGCCTTGAGAGACATGAAAAGATCCAATAAACAGTCGCCAGCAAAACGCACTGAAAGCGACAAGTCCTCATTCTGTCTCATTTCTTTTCTATTTCTCAGTCTGCTCATTCATGTCCTCTAGGTTTTAATAATTCACAAACTGCTGTGGTGAAACAATTATCATTCCTCCTTCATCTGAACTGCCATGGCAACAGCTTACTCGTgtcaagcagaaaaaaatatatttaaaaaaactgatTGAAGAAAGGAAACAGTTGGACTGTTGCCCGGCCTCAAATTTCTGGATAAACCTTATTTAGGAGACGCTTCAGATGTTCTGTTTTCCATGCTAAGAGGATATAGTATCATTCCTGTCTCATAATACTTACCTGCAGAGATTTACTGCTCCAAATATTGAGCCACATAACATCCATCTTTCTAAATGCTCAATTATGCAAAACATTTTGCAGAACATCTGTTTTTATCAACCTAAAGTCTGCCTTTGGGTTTAGTAGCGATTATGACTTTCCCCTAGTGGAAGTGCTGCAGATTTACCTTATTTACCTAAATTTATTTGTGCTGTTGGATATTGTTACTGGCTGGAAATTGGAGAAAGTGTTGAAAGAAACTCCTCTAAAGCAGCATCTCATGGAAAGTAGACCCAACAATGATCAATAAACCATCTGCTCCCCTGCTGGGAAAACTCACTACCACTGAGTGTTAGGATTGTCATATGGTCTTTATAGCCAGGTAAGTGTTATGTTTGGACCTAACATCAGACACACATGGTTGTCTTTTGCGTTGTATTATTCGACCTGTTGCAAAAGCAGTAAGTGCTCTTTAATAATGCAGATATCCCACATGTAAACAGAGCAAACAGTGAGCTTAGGGTGGAAAATTGGTGCAGTGACACCGAACGTCCTGGTCAGCTGGGGCCTTTTCTGTGTGGTTGTTCTCCCTGTGCTTTTACATCAAAGACATACTTGCTGGTGTAACTGGTGAGTGTAAACTGGTTGTGAGTGTATTTCTGTCTCAGTAATAGACCTGGAAGAATCTGGAACCACTGGGACCAAAACCATTAAGCTGGTGGACAAGTTCAAATGGCTGTTTCATTGCATCTCCAGGCACGCTGTGTCCACATGGTGTCACATTCAGAAACGGATCATTCATCCCAGATCACTCCACACAGCTATCTGCACTCTGCCTGCCCATCAATAAGACATTCAGAGTGCAGAATAGAGTGTTTTGTGTCTACAGGTGTACACTAGCACAGTCTGCCTGCTGATGATTAATGATTAGCCTTAGTGTGAATTTTCATTGAAGTGAATTAGATTTATGTAGACAGGGCAAGATTTCAAATACAATACTTAATACACAAATTACCCTGGAGATTTGGTTTTTCCATGGGGGGAAGATGACCTGCTATGTCAGCAACAGTGGTAATGCTATTTTTACCTTGGGTTGTTAATTTTTGACCTCAGTACCAAACAACCAAAAGTACTATTCTCAGACCTTTTAGATGTTAGGGGAAGGTATAGACTATTAAGTATGCATTTATTATAATAAGTAAAATACTCACACAaagcatctttttttctttaccaaAATAAAGTAGTCGATGAGAAGAATTCATATAATGGTATCTCTTAAATAACGGTTTGAGATTTTCACAATGGCTTCTTTggtgaaaaaaacccaactgaCGGACTCTGGGAGCATAAACATGTAATTTGACATAAGCAGAAGATGTTGGAGCGCAGCAATTTCTGGCCACAACACCACCTCCACCACTTAATTTAGACTTACGTGAAGGGAGGTTGTCAGCATGTCTGTACAGCATACGGTGAGAGATGCCTAAAGTTTGCAGTGACACTTCAGTCATTCCATCTTAAACAAACATGAGCTTCTGCTTGACTgtctcccacttgaaaacaatATTATTGTCCAAAGGCTGGACATATATAAAGTTTTAGCTTCATAGATAAAATACTTTTCAAgatatatttttttgaaaatggtCCATCAACCCACTTTTGCGCCGTTTTTTTGCACATTGAAATTTGAGGCGATGTTTGAACATGAATATCTCTAAAACTATTGAAGAAAAAAGGCAAGACTTTTCACTGCTCCTTCTTACCATTAAAATGATTCAGGATATTTAATTTGGAACAGACACATTAAAAAATGTCTGAGTGTCGGCtagttcaaatatttaaaaaaagtccCATACTTGAGCACATGCTAATAAAATACATCAGATTGTGTGTTGTTACATTTCACAATAGTGCAAAAATAGAACACAAATACttactgacaaaaataaaaagagtgaTATTTTCATCAACTTTCATGCTGGATTGagcaaaaatgacaaaagcaaaaatgacaaaagcaAAAATCAGAACATAGTCGAATCCAGACAGAACGAAACTCTGGAGTTTCCAGATGTGGACTTTTCATATTTTAACCAGCCAATTATCtgacattttttaatgtatctGTCCCATATTATAGAATCTGATTCATTTTGATAGCAGACcagtggggaaaaaaggctTTTATCTTTaacagtttttgaaatattcatGTTCAAATATTGCCTCAGATTTTAATATATGAAAAATGGGGCTTGAATGTGGGTCAACGGACAATTTTTCAAAACGAAAAGTATTTGAAATATGAAACAAAATACCCAAATTTCGCAACAACCATTATATTTGTTTGATCCTTGCATTTTTATGCaacatttttatgcaaattGGAAGTGGTCGagcagaaaacattaaaaaaatttgCTGATTTGATATGGAAGCAATCCCCATCTCCCCCTCCCCCAACCTTCCTCTATTTTTGCTTTTAGCATTGTGCTCTCTTAAAACAACTTAAAACATAAAATTACTGTCTATATAGTACTGCGGTGCATATGTATTTACACTTTCATAAACATATGAAAGAAAGTAAAGAAGAGAAATATCACTACACAAGCACACATACCCACCCATGCATATCCATCTTTGCATCACTGCTTTTTCTT harbors:
- the mpzl3 gene encoding myelin protein zero-like protein 3, translating into MRRPLRRTSALNVVLLLYWLCCLAPSPVSSITVTTPPEVHASKGDTVTLSCSFTSTSRPTSKMTVDWSYRPQSGGPPMMFLHFSSRAYPPTEGQFGGRIRWQGTPARGDASISLINATLNDNGTFTCTVRNPPDVHGSTTSHTVLTVTPRVPSIRFSDVAVLLFFILLPSAVITLILIGRMMCPKKERNQSKAHRSPIEVTEGDEYGIPGYTHKEDRAKCCDLYLMDSDEEYYLKDFKKRPPEVEGYADSHC